The following coding sequences are from one Cygnus olor isolate bCygOlo1 chromosome 2, bCygOlo1.pri.v2, whole genome shotgun sequence window:
- the NACAD gene encoding LOW QUALITY PROTEIN: NAC-alpha domain-containing protein 1 (The sequence of the model RefSeq protein was modified relative to this genomic sequence to represent the inferred CDS: deleted 1 base in 1 codon) encodes MPGESASSPPGLQLEAGLPPGSEEEAAPPGDAAATPMPTKEEARPQPEGASCDAAPGPSAPDVAEHGPPAKGCRPPPATTSPPPPPAPPALPADPLDTRIVMGEETCCPPKTHPEPPPPGRPPASLDPDLFFTAPSTPVRTGGLRPKAEEDGGDAESEGLGSPPTSPSGSYMTAEGGSWGSSGTASTSPSCSPNLLAEAPDGEAGPAAFTHRSPSSSSSSEDEDAASAGQEEEEEEEEEDEEDESSGQALVEEGSELPQVAPTGLIPAALLPFRGSLLFEAEAVEITLVPAEAAAEPLSGEEEEDEEEDEEEEDEDPSTSASFLRSLSETSINEGVDESFAFRDDTSASSDSASYDGEEDERLYGTERHALGGAGGPPPATATPGDTEPSSEASGDIELHLRGGVAQPDGTGSGSVTPGGDERASPGGSPRHEAAPSPPILEAPPSTEEDPETTCVELGTLGVEQDGAHPVVEEEEEVEEEEEEEEEVEEEEEEVAEEEVVAASEVASVEALTTEVSVEPMGETFSSSSSSSELEEASTLEPDVLQESGPVPEEPPPTEAAVPMESVPPEEVVEVTPEVVEVTPEVVEAQPEADPGTRLEPEAAASGSAPQPPCAGETKDPQPDGPGGDAPTLPATNGDHELDATALETPEPPCPPEQGDPNSPDHEAGGHEDGRTDPTAAPSLGEDVPDLQDGLTDEAPEQDEAPEQDEALHEDGEASGSESPPLAASEGGSDTAEALEEAPSPAPGDADETRDADEPDAASEDEASSEDLEREQSPEPASASAEAEWDATASSSSSEDSSPELLDTSRSRTDSSFFTAPEDSAGEAAAPSLPSPAPRPCMALCLLPPASAPPPLRFTASEREVYVGTPPAPLELLPPPSPPPLGALPESAEDRRHVATMLQGAFGDLPAPQRPGGPGQTPPAAAAAVEPPQPPQPEAEAAVATPEPKEPQEPGDAGSPPCTPPACPTQDEEPPLLPPGEEPDAKVPVEGEHPPAPPEQQEEEEEVAAGSSPTPSPEEGGEGGEATPSPTEAVLVPSDPPAEPSSPEDRAPQEVLAVPAEVSVPAACPPLSKLIQVPPLSSSPPRSEDTSGLAERPEERPSVPPASRKRLEAPEPSPQKEKARGRKAPGGTKGARGPEAAEGGPRRAPRGSVQSESSSSSEAELPYRCPGAAEHLPAIALLEDKAAPRRGEANHKGSCNESESNDESIPELEEPEGAEPRPAQTQAPLTHSLGTGEESISKAKQSRSEKKARKAMSKLGLRQIHGVTRITIRKSKNILFVITKPDVFKSPASDIYIVFGEAKIEDLSQQVHKAAAEKFKVPMEHSPLITETAPALTIKEESEEEEEVDETGLEVRDIELVMAQANVSRPKAVRALRHNNNDIVNAIMELTM; translated from the exons atgcCCGGAGAGTCGGCCTcgagccccccggggctgcagctggaggccgGCCTCCCCCCGGGCTCCGAGGAGGAGGCAG CCCCCCCGGGGGACGCCGCCGCCACCCCGATGCCCACCAAGGAGGAGGCCCGCCCGCAGCCCGAGGGGGCCAGCTGCGAcgcggcccccggcccctctgCCCCCGATGTGGCCGAGCACGGCCCCCCCGCCAAgggctgccgccccccccccgccaccacctcc ccgccaccaccaccggcccccccagccctgcccgccgACCCCCTGGACACCCGCATCGTCATGGGCGAGGAGACGTGCTgcccccccaaaacccacccCGAGCCCCcaccccccggccgcccccccgccaGCCTGGACCCCGACCTCTTCTTCACGGCCCCCTCCACCCCCGTGCGGACGGGGGGGCTGCGCCCGAAGGCCGAGGAGGACGGGGGGGACGCGGAGAGCGAGGGGCTGGGCTCGCCCCCCACCTCCCCGTCCGGCTCCTACATGACGGCCgaggggggcagctgggggtcCTCGGGGACCGCCAGCACCTCCCCGTCCTGCTCCCCGAACCTCCTGGCCGAGGCCCCCGACGGCGAGGCCGGGCCGGCGGCCTTCACGCACCGCTCCCcgtcgtcctcctcctcctccgagGATGAGGACGCGGCGTCGGCCGggcaagaggaggaggaggaagaggaggaggaggatgaagaggatGAAAGCAGCGGGCAGGCGCTGGTGGAGGAAGGCTCGGAGCTGCCCCAGGTGGCCCCCACTGGCCTCATCCCCGCGGCGCTGCTGCCCTTCCGCGGCAGCCTCCTCTTCGAGGCCGAGGCCGTGGAGATCACGCTGGTGCCGGCCGAGGCGGCGGCCGAGCCCCTCTccggggaggaggaagaggatgaagaggaagacgaggaggaggaagacgaAGACCCCAGCACCTCGGCCTCCTTCCTGCGCTCGCTCTCCGAGACCTCCATCAACGAGGGGGTGGACGAGTCCTTCGCCTTCCGCGATGACACCTCGGCCTCCTCCGACTCGGCCTCCTACGACGGCGAGGAGGACGAGCGGCTCTACGGCACCGAGCGCCACGCGctgggaggggcgggggggccccccccggccaccGCCACCCCCGGTGACACCGAGCCCTCCTCCGAGGCCTCTGGGGACATCGAGCTGCACCTGCGTGGTGGCGTCGCGCAGCCCGACGGGACGGGCAGCGGCAGCGTCACCCCCGGCGGGGATGAGAGGGCATCGCCAGGAGGGTCCCCACGGCAcgaggcagcccccagcccccccattTTGGAGGCACCCCCCAGCACTGAGGAGGACCCTGAAACCACGTGCGTGGAGCTGGGGACGCTGGGTGTGGAGCAGGATGGTGCCCACCCGGTtgtagaagaggaagaggaggttgaggaagaggaggaagaggaggaggaggtggaggaggaggaagaggaggtggccgaggaggaggtggtggccGCCTCTGAGGTGGCCTCTGTTGAGGCTCTCACCACAGAAGTCAGCGTGGAGCCGATGGGTGAGACCTTCagctcctcctcatcctcctcgGAGCTGGAGGAAGCCTCCACCCTGGAGCCCGACGTCCTGCAAGAATCAGGCCCTGTCCCAGAGGAGCCTCCCCCCACGGAGGCCGCTGTCCCCATGGAGTCTGTGCCCccggaggaggtggtggaggtgaCACCAGAGGTGGTGGAGGTGACACCAGAGGTGGTGGAGGCCCAGCCGGAGGCTGACCCCGGCACGAGGCTGGAGCCGGAGGCCGCAGCGAGCGGcagcgccccgcagcccccctgtGCTGGGGAGACCAAAGACCCCCAACCCGATGGGCCGGGGGGGGATGCCCCCACGCTGCCTGCCACGAATGGTGACCATGAGCTTGATGCCACCGCACTGGAGACCCCCGAGCCTCCGTGCCCGCCTGAGCAAGGTGACCCCAACAGCCCGGACCATGAGGCCGGTGGCCATGAGGACGGCAGGACGGACCCCACGGCAGCGCCCAGCCTGGGTGAGGATGTCCCCGACCTGCAGGACGGCCTCACGGATGAGGCCCCTGAGCAGGATGAGGCCCCtgagcaggatgaggccctCCACGAAGACGGGGAGGCCTCAGGCAGCGAGTCCCCGCCGCTGGCCGCGAGCGAGGGCGGCAGTGACACTGCCGAGGCGCTGGAGGAGGCGCCCAGCCCCGCGCCGGGGGACGCGGATGAGACGAGGGACGCGGACGAGCCCGACGCCGCCTCCGAGGACGAAGCCTCCAGCGAGGACCTTGAGCGGGAGCAGAGCCCGGAGCCGGCCTCGGCCAGCGCGGAGGCCGAGTGGGAtgccaccgcctcctcctcctcctccgagGACTCGTCGCCGGAGCTGCTGGACACCTCGCGCTCCCGCACCGACTCCAGCTTCTTCACTGCCCCCGAGGACAGCGCGGGGGAAGCGGCcgcccccagcctcccctccccggccccgcggccctgCATggccctctgcctgctgcccccgGCCTCCGCCCCCCCGCCGCTGCGCTTCACCGCCTCGGAGCGGGAGGTGTACgtggggacccccccggcccccctcgAACTGCtcccaccaccatcaccaccaccactcGGTGCCTTGCCGGAGAGCGCGGAGGACCGCCGGCACGTGGCCACCATGCTGCAGGGCGCCTTCGGGGACCTGCCGGCACCGCAGCGACCGGGGGGGCCCGGACAAACtccccccgctgctgctgctgctgtggagccTCCGCAGCCTCCGCAGCCTGAGGCCGAAGCCGCCGTCGCCACACCTGAACCCAAAGAGCCCCAGGAGCCGGGCGATGCGGGGAGCCCCCCGTGCACCCCTCCGGCCTGCCCCACGCAGGACGAGGAGCCCCCGCTGCTCCCCCCCGGTGAAGAACCTGATGCCAAAGTCCCGGTGGAGGGCGagcaccccccagcaccccctgagcagcaggaggaggaggaggaggtggcggcAGGATCCAGCCCCACGCCCAGCCCCGAGGAGGGTGGGGAGGGCGGGGaggccacccccagccccaccgagGCCGTTTTGGTGCCCTCAGAtcccccagcagagcccagctcccccGAGGACCGTGCACCCCAAGAGGTCCTGGCGGTGCCGGCCGAGGTTTCGGTGCCGGCCGCCTGCCCGCCGCTCTCCAAACTCATCCAAGtgcctcctctctcctcctcgCCACCGCGCTCGGAGGACACCTCAGGGCTCGCCGAGCGGCCGGAGGAGCGTCCGTCTGTCCCGCCGGCCTCCAGGAAGCGGCTGGAGG CGCCGGAGCCGTCCCCGCAGAAGGAGAAGGCGCGGGGCAGGAAGGCGCCGGGCGGCACCAAGGGTGCGCGGGGGCCGGAGGCGGCGGAGGGGGGGCCCCGCCGGGCACCCCGGGGCTCTGTGCAGTCCGAATCGAGCTCCTCCAGCGAGGCCGAGCTGCCCTACCGCTGCCCCGGCGCCGCCGAGCACCTGCCCGCCATCGCCCTGCTCGAGGACAAGGCAGCGCCGCGGCGGGGCGAGGCCAACCATaaag GGTCGTGCAACGAGTCGGAGAGCAATGACGAGTCCATCCCGGAGCTGGAGGAGCCCGAGGGCGCGGAGCCGCGGCCGGCACAGACCCAG GCACCGCTCACCCACTCGCTGGGCACCGGGGAGGAGAGCATCAGCAAAGCCAAGCAGAGCCGGAGCGAGAAGAAGGCCAGGAAG GCCATGTCCAAGCTGGGTCTGAGGCAGATCCACGGCGTCACCCGCATCACCATCCGCAAGTCCAAGAACATCCTCTTCGTCATCACCAAGCCCGACGTCTTCAAGAGCCCCGCGTCCGACATCTACATCGTCTTCGGGGAAGccaag ATCGAGGACCTGTCGCAGCAGGTGCACAAGGCTGCGGCGGAGAAGTTCAAGGTGCCCATGGAGCACTCGCCGCTCATCACCGAGACGGCGCCCGCCCTCACCATCAAGGAGGagagcgaggaggaggaggag GTGGACGAGACGGGGCTGGAGGTGCGGGACATCGAGCTGGTCATGGCCCAGGCCAACGTCTCGCGCCCCAAAGCCGTGCGGGCGCTCAGGCACAACAACAACGACATCGTCAACGCCATCATG GAGCTGACCATGTag
- the TBRG4 gene encoding FAST kinase domain-containing protein 4, which yields MAARLVGRCCWRHLAAISCGPGPASRLRASGRPPPPLPRASLHAPGPAADGASAKERPEEGGGAEHRALRELVEAAAGPRELLELSEVPGLSSNQASLVISRLSWLAAEQKLEAQSILQDHRFRQLVGVMDSQISQVWNNTLVNVLKSLYSLGMQSSSREMQSVEHEVLWRLRRLTFRQLASLAEFLATRPEKESSKLLSEVIRKLELRWTELEGTRTVVALISKVGHISPALMDHLEDKALELAEQFSPEDIRKITLALAYQNRRCVPLLRALSYHLLQKHVELSLGTLTDLIFAYGKLNFHQPQVFQKIAADLHPHVATMTPVEVTRCIRSFALLKWLSLPLFEAIAQYALDNAKQLSVAHLCSIILSFARLNFQPSGSEDFFNMVHEELRGQLGSLEPQLLTDLVWSLCVLQQAKPHYLQRVLAPDFHARLQGDPSPKAQTLRVKLAHINATAKLESPEYQGPFLPADVLGAAGPPGDRASQLQGSLREALAGVLGGQDKGRFDVPTVYGWRIDAEVVVNGENKPLPVKDFAAPHLLHAEGTKPLPPGARRVAFLRWEFPNFSNRSKDLLGRYAMARRHIQAAGFLVVDVPHYEFLELKLERQRAAYLRDKLSKAVAKELAS from the exons ATGGCAGCCCGGCTGGTGGGGCGCTGCTGCTGGCGGCACCTCGCCGCCATCTCCtgcgggcccggcccggcctcgcGGCTCCGCGCCTCggggcgccccccgcccccccttcCCCGGGCCTCGCTTCAcgccccgggccccgccgccgacGGGGCGTCCGCCAAGGAACGGCCcgaggagggcggcggggcggagCACAGGGcgctgagggagctggtggaggcggcggcggggccccgggagctgctggagctgagcgAGGTGCCGGGGCTGAGCAGCAACCAGGCCTCGCTCGTCATCAGCCGCCTGTCGTGGCTGGCAGCCGAGCAGAAGCTGGAGGCGCAGAGCATCCTGCAGGACCACCGCTTCAGGCAGCTCGTCGGCGTGATGGACTCGCAG aTCTCTCAGGTGTGGAATAACACCCTGGTGAACGTGCTGAAGAGCCTGTACTCCCTGgggatgcagagcagcagcagggagatgcaGTCGGTGGAGCACGAGGTGCTGTGGCGGCTGCGGCGCCTCACCTTCCGCCAGCTCGCCTCCCTGGCCGAGTTCCTGGCCACCAGGCCGGAGAAGGAGAGCAGCAAGCTGCTGAGCGAGGTCATCAGGAAGCTGGAGCTGCGGTGGACGGAGCTGGAGGGCACCCGCACCGTGGTGGCGCTGATTTCCAAGGTCGGGCACATCTCCCCGGCCCTGATGGACCACCTGGAGGACAAG GCCCTGGAGCTGGCGGAGCAGTTCAGCCCCGAAGACATCCGGAAGATCACGCTGGCCCTGGCGTACCAGAACCGGCGCTGCGTGCCCCTGCTCCGCGCCCTGTCCTACCACCTGCTTCAGAAGCACGTGGAGCTCAGCCTCGGCACCCTGACGGACCTGATTTTCGCCTATG gaaaactgaatttccaCCAGCCCCAGGTCTTCCAGAAGATAGCCGCCGACCTGCACCCCCACGTGGCCACCATGACGCCCGTCGAGGTGACGCGCTGCATCAGATCCTTCGCCCTCCTCAAGTGGCTCAGCCTGCCCCTCTTCGAGGCCATCGCCCAG TACGCCCTGGACAACGCCAAGCAGCTCTCGGTTGCCCACCTGTGCAGCATCATCCTGTCTTTCGCCCGCCTCAACTTCCAGCCCAGCGGCAGCGAGGACTTCTTTAACATG GTGCACGAGGAGCTGCGGGGCCAGCTGGGCAGCCTGGAGCCCCAGCTGCTCACCGACCTGGTGTGGTCGCTGTGCGTGCTGCAGCAAGCCAAGCCCCACTACCTGCAGCGAGTGCTGGCGCCCGACTTCCACGCCCGCCTCCAAG GCGATCCGTCCCCCAAGGCGCAGACCTTGCGGGTGAAGCTGGCGCACATCAACGCGACGGCCAAGCTGGAGAGCCCCGAGTACCAGGGGCCGTTCCTGCCGGCCGAcgtgctgggtgctgcggggccgccgggggacagagccagccagctgcagggcagcctgcGGGAGGCCCTGGCGGGGGTGCTGGGCGGCCAGGACAAGGGACGTTTCGATGTCCCCACCGTCTACGGCTGGCGGATCG ACGCCGAAGTGGTGGTGAACGGCGAAAACAAACCCCTCCCCGTGAAGGATTTCGCCGCTCCCCACCTGCTCCACGCCGAAGGGACGAAGCCGCTGCCGCCGGGCGCCAGGAG GGTCGCCTTCCTCAGGTGGGAGTTCCCAAACTTCAGCAACAggagcaaggacctgctgggcCGCTACGCCATGGCCCGGCGCCACATCCAGGCGGCCGGCTTCCTCGTGGTGGAC GTTCCCCACTACGAGTTCCTGGAGCTGAAGCTGGAGCGGCAGCGGGCGGCCTACCTCAGGGACAAGCTCAGCAAGGCTGTGGCCAAGGAGCTGGCGAGCTAG
- the LOC121066541 gene encoding translation initiation factor IF-2-like, translating to MWRGHLGDTLGTSCPVGTPALGECKRGGAGTQTRPRQMEGMDTNTGGHGRGFPERQGGGGRGEAAGPRTNPAALSKQPQGSGSAGRPRNPVTAGPEGGRRGREVPGGRKSATALPRGPRRHGPFGAGYGEERVKEAKGAWRKSEEGDGGQQRPTEANGGQRKAVGTVQGLQDKRARDPPRAPLPPRPCTRAGAEPRPQNGGPQPPYTGSRSPLSPDSQPISARLAERRANKRRRRRGFVISQRPRSVRAAGRPYGEGRASLPAMQR from the exons ATGTGGAGGGGACACCTtggggacaccctggggacATCGTGCCCCGTGGGGACACCGGCCCTTGGGGAGTGTaagcggggcggcgcggggacGCAGACACGACCACGGCAGATGGAAGGGATGGACACGAACACC GGAGGGCACGGCCGGGGCTTTCCGGAGCGCCAGGGGGGTGGCGGCAGGGGGGAGGCCGCCGGCCCTCGCACCAACCCCGCGGCGCTGAGCAAACAGCCGCAGGGGAGCGGCAGCGCAGGGCGGCCCCGCAACCCGGTCACCGCCGGCCCCGAGGGTGGGCGTCGAGGCCGGGAAGTCCCAGGAGGCCGTAAATCTGCCACGGCTCTGCCGCGGGGCCCCCGGCGCCACGGCCCCTTTGGTGCTGGGTATGGGGAGGAGCGGGTGAAGGAGGCCAAGGGGGCTTGGAGGAAGTCAGAGGAGGGCGATGGAGGCCAACAGAGGCCAACAGAGGCCAACGGAGGCCAACGGAAGGCAGTGGGGACGGTGCAGGGTCTGCAGGACAAGAG GGCCCGGGACCCGCCCCGCGCTCCCCTCCCACCCCGACCCTGCACAAGGGCAGGGGCCGAGCCGCGACCACAAAATGGCGGCCCCCAGCCGCCGTACACCGGAAGCCGCTCTCCTCTTTCCCCGGACTCCCAACCAATCAGCGCGCGGCTGGCTGAGCGGCGCGCCAATAAGAGGCGGCGGCGCCGCGGCTTCGTCATCAGTCAGCGCCCGCGCTCTGTGCGCGCTGCGGGCCGGCCGTACGGCGAGGGCCGGGCGAG cctccccgccATGCAGCGCTGA